The sequence CACCACCAGCCAGCCGATATGGCCCCAGATGAAGTTCACCAGCGGGCTGTGCGGATCGGGCTGTTCGTCGGCGTACTGGTGATGCCGGCGGTGCACCGCGACCCAGCGCGCGGGGGTGTCCTGCACGCAGCACACCGCAATAACCGCCAGCGCATGCTCGAACCACTTTGGACATTTGAAGCCGCGATGAGTGAGCAGGCGATGGTAGCAAATGTTGATGCCGAGCAATCCCGTCAGCCGGGCGGTGACGATTGCGACGATCACGCCGGTCCAGCTGAATGTCCAAGGCAGGACAGCGAGCAGCGCCACCAGATGATAGAAGGCGATGGGAAGCGCCGCTCCCCAGTCGATCCGGCTCAGGATAACGCCCGAGGGCAATGGCAGGCGGCCGGGACTTCCGGGCTTCGCTAGGCTGGACCGGGACAATTTGACGGCCTTCGCGGCGGCCCGGTGCTCTGTGGTCATTTCGACGGTCAATGGTTCACATCTGTCTTGCAAGCGGCCCCAGTGCCGTCTTTAACGCATGCACCCATAAAGCAGAATAACGGTGGTGCGAATGTGCCTGAATGTTGATTAGAGCCAGATTCGAGCCCCGGAAAGGCGGAAAATCGGTTCCATTCGAGGCATTTTGACCCGGGAGATGGCTCCGGAATAGCTTCCTCCGGATTGACATTTGGGCCTTCGATGGCATAGAAACCGCCTGTCTCGCGCGGCCTTGGCCTGCGGGATATTGCCCATCAACCAAACGGTTCCACACTCGGCCCTGCAACGCGGCCTTCCAGAGAGCATTGTCCCATGAAGGTCCGTAATTCGCTGAAGTCCCTGCGCGGCCGTCACCGCAACAACCGTCTGGTCCGCCGGAAGGGCCGGGTTTACGTCATCAACAAGGTTCAGCGCCGCTTCAAGGCGCGCCAGGGCTGATTGCTGGCGGCTAATTTAGCCCGCGCTGCATGATGATGTGTTCGGCCTGATCGGCCGGCGAACCGGGACAATCCCTACATCACGACCGTTTGACGCCGCATGTGTTTTGCATGCGGCGCTTTCCACGTTTAGACTTTCTGTATGGCATTGCGGTCGGCATCCACGGCAAATCGAACCGGGCTTTTTCTTAAGCTCGCGATAGGCGCCGTCGTACTCGGATCAGTGGCTGCAGCACCGGCCGCCGCGCAGGCGCCCCAGCTCACACCGCCCGGCAAGCAGAAGAAACTGCCCGAAGCGCCGGCCAAGCTGCCGCGCATCTCCGGCGACAAGACCAAGAATCTCGATTTTCTGTTCGGCGCGTTGAAAGCGGCGCCCGATCAGGAGAGCGCCAAGGCGGTGGAGGCCCGGATCTGGGCGCTGTGGACCGCGACGCCGAGTGATACGGCGGCGTTGCTGATGTCGCGAGCCAAGGTCGCGTTGGATGGCAAGGACACTGATGTCGCGCTGAAGCTGCTCGATGCCGTCATCAAGCTCCGCCCCGATTACATCGAGGCGTGGAACCGGCGTGCGACGATCTACTACCTGCAGAATGACTACAGGCGGTCGATGGAAGATATCCGGCAGGTGCTGATTCGCGAGCCGCGCCATTTCGGCGCGCTAGCTGGTCTCGGCATGATCATGCAGGAAACCGGCGACGAAAAGCATGCGCTGGACGCCTTCCGCAGGGCGCTGGCCATCAATCCGTATCTCGAACGCGTCCCCGACCTTGTGAAGTCACTGGCCGAAAAGGTCGAAGGCCGGGATATCTAACCGGACACTTCTGAGTTAAGCCGGTCCCGGATTTTTCACCGAAACTTTTCTTTCAGTGGCCCGTATTTTTTTCTGCTGTGCGGAAATTCTCCCGGATATTTTTCATGTTGGTTGTTGTTGCAGCGATCGCGCTGGCTGTCTTGGCGCTGGTCACGCAGGTCGGCGTCTATGCGCTGGACCGCGCCTATCCACCGCAGGGCAAATTCGTCAACGTGAAGGGCGCACGTCTCCACATCGTGGAACTCGGCCCGACTTACGCTCCCGGTCTGCCGATCGTCCTCGTTCATGGTGCGAGCTCAAGTCTGGAGATGATGCGCCGGCCGCTCGGCGACAGGCTGGCCAGGGATCGGCGCGTCATCCTGATCGATCGCCCCGGCCACGGATGGAGCACGCGCGACCGCCTCGAGGATTCCACACCTGCCATTCATGGCCGCATGATCGATGAGGCGCTGGGCAAACTCGGTATCGATCGCGCAATCTTCGTCGGTCACTCTTGGGCCGGATCGCTGATGCCTGCGATGACGCTGGACACGCCCGGGCGAGTCGCGGGCATCGTTATGC is a genomic window of Bradyrhizobium sp. G127 containing:
- a CDS encoding tetratricopeptide repeat protein, with the translated sequence MALRSASTANRTGLFLKLAIGAVVLGSVAAAPAAAQAPQLTPPGKQKKLPEAPAKLPRISGDKTKNLDFLFGALKAAPDQESAKAVEARIWALWTATPSDTAALLMSRAKVALDGKDTDVALKLLDAVIKLRPDYIEAWNRRATIYYLQNDYRRSMEDIRQVLIREPRHFGALAGLGMIMQETGDEKHALDAFRRALAINPYLERVPDLVKSLAEKVEGRDI
- the ykgO gene encoding type B 50S ribosomal protein L36; translated protein: MKVRNSLKSLRGRHRNNRLVRRKGRVYVINKVQRRFKARQG